In the Gymnodinialimonas sp. 202GB13-11 genome, one interval contains:
- the gltX gene encoding glutamate--tRNA ligase has translation MSVTTRFAPSPTGYLHVGNLRTALFNFLIAKKAGGTFILRLDDTDPERSTQEFADAIQRDLEWLGIEWDQLEKQSDRFDRYAAAADELREKGRFYEAWETPTELDLKRKKQLNMGQPPVYDRAALNLSDDEKAALRADRGDGVWRFKLDHERIEWTDGILGDLSIDAASVSDPVLIRADGQVLYTIASVVDDTDMGVTHVVRGSDHVTNTATQIQIMDALGKTAPSFAHHSLLTGPQGEALSKRLGTLALRDLREQGMEPMALLSHMARIGSSQPVELVESIDELAEGFDLNHFGSAPTKFDVDDLWPLTARILHETPYDAVADDIAALGVPSDLAPTFWDVARANITRKSEMAEWWSLFRDGATPLVDDEDRDFIAQAFAMLPDAPYDADTWSNWTGAVKEATGRKGKGLFMPLRKAVTGRERGPEMADVMRLLQTKPSL, from the coding sequence ATGTCCGTCACCACCCGTTTCGCCCCGTCGCCCACCGGATATCTCCATGTCGGCAACCTGCGCACGGCTCTGTTCAACTTCCTGATCGCGAAGAAGGCGGGCGGAACATTCATCCTGCGTCTCGACGACACGGACCCGGAGCGTTCGACCCAAGAATTCGCTGACGCTATCCAGCGCGATCTGGAATGGCTCGGGATCGAATGGGATCAGCTTGAAAAGCAGTCAGACAGGTTTGACCGCTACGCCGCGGCTGCCGATGAACTGCGCGAAAAGGGCCGGTTCTATGAGGCTTGGGAAACGCCAACGGAGCTCGACCTCAAGCGCAAGAAGCAGCTGAACATGGGTCAGCCGCCCGTCTATGACCGCGCGGCGCTGAACCTGTCGGACGACGAGAAGGCCGCCCTGCGCGCGGACCGTGGCGACGGTGTCTGGCGCTTCAAGCTGGACCATGAGCGTATCGAATGGACCGACGGCATCCTTGGGGATCTGAGCATCGATGCGGCCTCTGTCTCCGACCCCGTCCTGATCCGCGCCGATGGCCAGGTGCTTTATACGATTGCCTCTGTGGTCGACGACACCGACATGGGCGTGACCCATGTTGTCCGTGGCTCCGACCACGTCACCAACACGGCCACGCAGATCCAGATCATGGACGCTCTCGGCAAAACCGCGCCTTCATTTGCCCACCATTCCCTTCTGACCGGCCCGCAGGGCGAGGCGCTCTCCAAACGTCTCGGCACGCTTGCGCTGCGCGATCTGCGCGAACAGGGGATGGAGCCTATGGCGCTCCTCTCGCACATGGCGCGCATCGGCTCGTCGCAGCCAGTTGAACTGGTCGAGAGCATCGATGAACTGGCCGAAGGTTTCGACCTCAACCATTTCGGCTCCGCGCCGACCAAGTTCGACGTCGACGATCTCTGGCCGCTGACTGCCCGCATCCTGCACGAAACGCCATATGACGCCGTCGCCGATGACATCGCCGCCCTCGGCGTGCCATCCGACCTCGCACCGACCTTTTGGGATGTCGCCCGTGCCAACATCACCCGTAAGTCCGAGATGGCCGAGTGGTGGAGCCTTTTCCGCGATGGTGCCACGCCCCTCGTCGATGACGAAGACCGCGACTTCATCGCGCAAGCCTTCGCCATGCTACCGGACGCACCCTACGACGCCGACACTTGGTCGAACTGGACCGGCGCAGTGAAGGAAGCGACCGGCCGCAAAGGCAAGGGCCTCTTCATGCCGCTGCGTAAGGCCGTCACAGGGCGCGAGCGCGGGCCGGAGATGGCCGATGTAATGCGCCTGCTGCAGACCAAGCCAAGCCTCTGA
- a CDS encoding histidine phosphatase family protein, with protein MGELILVRHGQANSGATTEEEYDRLSPLGHHQARWLGEWFSKQEAQFDKVYRGTMRRHRETAEGIGVAAAQADARLNELDYFALARDMEITHGMPIPATQQDFADHIPQTLKAWHAQEINGSEPFAEFEARIATVLAEAATPGRRVLCVTSGGVIAMSLRIALGLDMDRLAQVLLPIFNSSVHRFRVVEGGTFLTSFNAVPHLEGPEREEARTWV; from the coding sequence ATGGGTGAATTGATCCTTGTCCGTCATGGACAAGCGAATTCCGGGGCGACCACGGAAGAAGAATATGATCGGCTCTCGCCGCTTGGGCATCACCAGGCGCGTTGGTTGGGCGAATGGTTTTCCAAACAGGAAGCCCAGTTCGATAAGGTCTATCGCGGCACGATGCGGCGGCATCGTGAGACGGCGGAGGGGATCGGCGTCGCAGCAGCGCAGGCCGATGCGCGGTTGAACGAGTTGGATTACTTCGCACTGGCCCGCGATATGGAGATCACCCATGGGATGCCGATTCCAGCCACGCAGCAGGATTTCGCGGATCACATCCCGCAGACGCTGAAGGCGTGGCACGCGCAGGAGATCAATGGGTCTGAACCCTTTGCGGAGTTCGAGGCGCGGATCGCGACGGTTCTGGCGGAGGCTGCCACGCCGGGGCGGCGGGTGTTGTGCGTGACCTCTGGCGGGGTGATCGCGATGTCGCTGAGAATTGCGCTGGGGCTGGACATGGACCGGCTGGCGCAGGTGCTGCTGCCGATCTTCAACTCCTCCGTGCATCGGTTCCGTGTGGTCGAGGGTGGGACGTTCCTGACCAGCTTCAATGCGGTACCGCACCTGGAAGGGCCGGAGCGGGAAGAGGCGCGGACGTGGGTGTGA
- a CDS encoding cryptochrome/photolyase family protein, giving the protein MKPRIVLILGDQLSPDIAALREADKDRDIILMAEVADEAAYVPHHPKKIAFIFAAMRKFAASLEADGWQVRYTKLDDRENANSIPGEILRACEEASAEECLTTEPGEFRLIEALEEMPIPVHIFPDDRFLCSHAEFEAWAEGRKELRMEWFYREMRRKTGLLMDGDKPEGGKWNYDHDNRKPPPGGVDAAPMQFTPDETVEEVLALVKSRFDNNFGTLKPFWFATDTTQARRALSHFIKTALPQFGDFQDAMMVGERFLYHSILSMYLNAGLLTWQEICDAAEDAYTFGHAPLNAVEGFIRQIIGWREYMRGIYFREGPDYTRRNTLNHQRKLPAFYWDTDTKMTCLSEAITQTRDEAYAHHIQRLMVTGNFALLAGIDPHEVHEWYLAVYADAYEWVEAPNVIGMSQFADGGIVGSKPYVSGGNYINKMSDYCKTCQYDVKVKTGEGACPFNYLYWAFLDRHKDRFGKNPRMAQMYRTWMRMSEEKRADTLQSAEDFLARLSAGDRV; this is encoded by the coding sequence GTGAAACCCCGTATCGTCCTGATCCTCGGCGACCAACTGTCGCCCGATATTGCCGCGCTGCGCGAAGCGGACAAAGACCGTGACATCATCCTGATGGCGGAGGTGGCGGATGAGGCGGCTTACGTCCCCCACCACCCCAAGAAAATCGCGTTCATCTTCGCCGCCATGCGCAAATTCGCAGCCTCGCTTGAGGCCGACGGCTGGCAGGTCCGCTACACCAAGCTGGACGACCGTGAGAACGCCAACTCGATCCCCGGCGAAATCCTCCGCGCCTGCGAGGAGGCTTCAGCCGAGGAGTGCCTGACAACCGAACCCGGCGAATTCCGTCTGATCGAAGCGCTCGAAGAGATGCCGATCCCCGTCCACATTTTCCCCGACGACCGCTTCCTCTGTTCCCATGCCGAATTCGAAGCATGGGCCGAGGGCCGGAAAGAACTGCGGATGGAATGGTTCTACCGTGAAATGCGCCGCAAGACGGGCCTCTTGATGGATGGCGACAAACCCGAAGGTGGCAAATGGAACTACGACCACGACAACCGCAAACCGCCCCCCGGTGGTGTGGACGCGGCCCCGATGCAATTCACGCCCGATGAGACGGTGGAAGAGGTTTTGGCGCTGGTCAAATCCCGCTTCGACAACAACTTTGGCACGCTCAAACCCTTCTGGTTCGCCACCGACACCACCCAGGCCCGCCGCGCGCTGAGCCATTTCATCAAGACGGCCCTGCCGCAATTCGGCGACTTTCAGGACGCGATGATGGTGGGGGAACGGTTCCTCTACCACTCGATCCTGTCCATGTACCTCAACGCCGGCCTCCTTACTTGGCAGGAGATATGCGACGCCGCTGAGGACGCCTACACATTCGGCCACGCCCCTCTCAACGCCGTCGAAGGCTTCATCCGCCAGATCATCGGCTGGCGCGAATACATGCGCGGCATCTACTTCCGTGAAGGCCCCGACTACACGCGCCGCAACACGCTCAATCACCAGCGCAAACTGCCCGCCTTCTACTGGGACACGGACACGAAGATGACCTGCCTCAGCGAGGCCATTACCCAAACCCGCGACGAAGCCTACGCACACCACATCCAACGCCTCATGGTCACCGGCAATTTCGCCCTTCTGGCAGGGATCGACCCCCACGAGGTCCACGAATGGTATCTCGCCGTCTACGCCGACGCCTACGAATGGGTCGAAGCGCCCAATGTCATCGGGATGAGCCAGTTTGCCGATGGCGGTATCGTCGGCTCAAAACCTTACGTCTCGGGCGGCAATTACATCAACAAGATGTCCGATTACTGCAAAACTTGCCAATACGACGTGAAGGTCAAAACGGGGGAGGGGGCCTGCCCCTTCAACTACCTCTACTGGGCCTTCCTCGACCGCCACAAGGACCGCTTCGGCAAGAACCCCCGCATGGCGCAGATGTACCGGACCTGGATGCGCATGTCGGAGGAAAAACGCGCCGACACCCTGCAATCGGCCGAGGATTTTCTGGCAAGGCTTTCCGCAGGTGACCGGGTCTGA
- a CDS encoding PAS domain-containing sensor histidine kinase, translated as MPPKDATPDEAALRRLVQWIDGVDLPMFILVEHDDARLEFVRANETLGRVAGVPSSIFAGRSAEEIFPARMAAQLTGNYRACLDGDKPVSYEECLMIEGRETWWQTTLSKPTGFGGRVVLGIAVPTTEAKEREFAAAEAVSEMAARFDELQLFSTMAAHDARSPLATVSSLVDLVLDGFDDMGDGKVELLHLISKTVDEALEQIGSTLARSREFSGDVSRPTEVELGRLANDIAAMVDPEMTLEIDVPDASIECDAVVVQMGLRNLMANAARFAGERICVRLSEDVVRGLLILEVADDGPGLPKGTQLRDLSAEGERRDGNHGFGLRSVYQLLKSRGGTLEVRPALEQEGLPGARFRMEVPGRVLSGNPQSPLGQDDAGIWAEAS; from the coding sequence ATGCCCCCTAAAGACGCAACTCCTGATGAAGCGGCCCTCAGGCGCCTTGTTCAGTGGATTGATGGCGTTGATCTGCCGATGTTTATCCTTGTGGAGCATGATGATGCTCGGCTTGAATTCGTGCGCGCGAATGAAACGCTGGGGCGCGTTGCTGGGGTTCCATCCTCCATCTTTGCGGGGCGCTCAGCGGAAGAGATTTTTCCCGCACGCATGGCGGCACAGCTGACCGGGAATTATCGCGCCTGTCTGGATGGGGACAAACCAGTATCGTACGAAGAATGCCTGATGATTGAGGGTCGCGAGACCTGGTGGCAAACGACCTTGTCAAAACCCACAGGCTTTGGTGGCCGTGTTGTGCTGGGGATTGCCGTTCCGACAACGGAGGCGAAAGAACGCGAATTCGCCGCCGCGGAAGCAGTGTCGGAGATGGCGGCGCGGTTCGACGAATTGCAATTGTTCTCGACCATGGCGGCCCATGATGCCCGCAGTCCGCTGGCGACGGTGTCGAGCCTTGTTGATCTGGTTCTGGACGGGTTCGACGACATGGGGGACGGGAAGGTGGAATTACTCCATCTGATCTCCAAAACCGTGGACGAGGCACTTGAGCAGATCGGCAGCACGCTTGCGCGTAGCCGGGAGTTCAGCGGCGATGTCTCCCGCCCGACCGAGGTGGAGTTGGGACGCCTTGCCAATGACATTGCGGCGATGGTCGACCCGGAAATGACGCTGGAGATTGACGTGCCGGACGCGAGCATCGAGTGCGACGCCGTTGTGGTGCAGATGGGCCTTCGCAATCTGATGGCGAATGCAGCGCGGTTCGCGGGTGAACGGATTTGCGTACGGTTGAGTGAGGATGTCGTGCGCGGCCTGTTGATCCTTGAAGTGGCCGACGACGGACCTGGCCTTCCGAAAGGAACGCAGCTGCGGGATCTTAGCGCCGAAGGGGAACGCCGTGACGGAAACCATGGCTTTGGCCTGCGGTCCGTGTACCAATTGCTGAAAAGCCGTGGGGGCACTTTGGAGGTGCGCCCTGCATTGGAACAAGAGGGCCTACCGGGGGCACGGTTTCGCATGGAAGTGCCCGGGCGTGTTTTATCGGGCAACCCGCAATCGCCTTTGGGTCAAGACGATGCCGGGATATGGGCCGAGGCGAGTTGA
- a CDS encoding SDR family NAD(P)-dependent oxidoreductase translates to MINALVIGASGGIGQAMVAEMRARGGNVTGLSRSVDGLDITKAETVDAILGALNGPFQTVFVATGILAAAGHAPEKQLSAIDPLAMAEVFAVNTIGTANILRHLPRLLPKQGRSVSAVLTARVGSIGDNRIGGWHSYRASKAAANMLVHGAAVELGRTHKDAIAVALHPGTVATPFTADYAGTHKTVPADETAKLLCDVMERLQPFQTGGFYDYSGAEVPW, encoded by the coding sequence ATGATCAATGCACTTGTTATCGGAGCGTCCGGCGGGATCGGACAGGCCATGGTGGCCGAGATGCGCGCCCGCGGCGGGAACGTCACTGGGCTCTCCCGCTCCGTCGATGGGCTCGACATCACCAAAGCGGAAACGGTCGATGCAATCCTTGGCGCGCTCAACGGCCCGTTCCAGACTGTCTTCGTGGCAACGGGCATCCTCGCCGCAGCAGGGCATGCCCCCGAAAAACAACTCTCCGCCATCGATCCTCTGGCCATGGCCGAGGTCTTTGCCGTCAACACCATCGGCACCGCCAACATCCTGCGCCATCTGCCCCGCTTGCTGCCCAAGCAAGGCCGCTCGGTCAGCGCGGTTCTCACCGCCCGGGTGGGCTCCATCGGTGACAATCGCATCGGCGGTTGGCACAGCTACCGCGCGTCCAAAGCCGCGGCGAATATGCTCGTCCACGGCGCGGCCGTCGAACTGGGCCGGACCCACAAAGATGCCATCGCGGTCGCCTTGCATCCCGGCACCGTTGCCACGCCCTTCACCGCCGACTACGCCGGAACCCACAAAACCGTGCCGGCGGATGAGACCGCAAAGCTGCTCTGCGACGTGATGGAGCGCCTTCAGCCGTTCCAAACCGGCGGCTTCTACGACTATTCCGGTGCGGAGGTGCCCTGGTGA
- a CDS encoding mannan-binding lectin produces MKHLFPLLTIACLAVPSLASAQQAIEAGPIWNQQHANQVCPAIAASQGGTWTGHWWTTVPNEMSVCQISIPQPARAVEAGPIWNQQHANQVCPAIAASQGGEWTGHWWTTIPSEMSVCQIR; encoded by the coding sequence ATGAAACACCTTTTCCCTCTTCTTACCATTGCATGCCTCGCCGTCCCGTCCCTTGCCTCCGCCCAACAGGCGATTGAGGCCGGCCCGATCTGGAACCAGCAGCACGCTAATCAGGTCTGCCCGGCCATCGCAGCGTCCCAGGGCGGCACATGGACCGGCCATTGGTGGACGACCGTGCCGAACGAAATGTCAGTCTGCCAGATCAGCATCCCGCAACCTGCCCGCGCGGTCGAGGCGGGTCCGATCTGGAACCAGCAGCACGCCAATCAGGTCTGCCCGGCCATTGCGGCCTCCCAAGGCGGCGAGTGGACCGGCCATTGGTGGACAACCATCCCCAGCGAGATGTCGGTCTGCCAGATCCGCTAA
- a CDS encoding metallopeptidase family protein produces MDYADQTAPSFAQMEEMAYAARDALAEPWKGPAASVVIRVEDVADPAMLSELEMEDPLELTGLYDGIPLTQKSVMDQPEGPDTIWLFRRAILDEWVDRGNVTLNELVTHVLIHEFAHHFGWSDDDIARVDPWWE; encoded by the coding sequence ATGGACTATGCCGATCAGACCGCCCCAAGCTTCGCCCAGATGGAAGAGATGGCTTATGCCGCGCGCGATGCGTTGGCAGAGCCATGGAAGGGGCCTGCCGCAAGCGTTGTGATCCGGGTCGAGGATGTTGCCGATCCGGCTATGCTGTCCGAGTTGGAGATGGAAGACCCGTTAGAGCTGACGGGCCTGTATGACGGCATCCCGCTAACCCAGAAATCGGTGATGGATCAACCCGAGGGGCCGGACACGATCTGGCTGTTCCGACGCGCTATCTTGGATGAATGGGTGGACCGGGGGAACGTCACGCTGAATGAGTTGGTGACGCACGTTCTGATCCACGAATTCGCACATCATTTCGGCTGGTCCGACGATGACATCGCCCGCGTTGATCCCTGGTGGGAATAG
- a CDS encoding rod shape-determining protein gives MAGFLGNLFSSDMAIDLGTANTLVYVRGRGVILNEPSVVAYQVKDGVKKALAFGEDAKLMLGRTPGSIQAIRPMRDGVIADFDVAEEMIKHFIRKVHKRTTFSKPKIIVCVPHGATPVEKRAIRQSVLGAGARKAGLIAEPIAAAIGAGMPITDPTGSMVVDIGGGTTEVAVLSLADIVYARSVRVGGDRMDEAIISYLRRQHNLLIGEATAERIKTSIGTARMPDDGRGASMRIRGRDLLNGVPKETEISQAQVAEALAEPVQQICEAVMGALEATPPDLAADIVDRGVMLTGGGALLGELDLALREQTGLAISVADESLNCVALGTGKALEYENLLRHAIDYDS, from the coding sequence ATGGCCGGATTTCTTGGCAACCTTTTCTCCTCCGACATGGCGATCGACCTCGGCACGGCGAATACGCTGGTCTACGTGCGTGGCCGCGGTGTGATCCTGAATGAGCCGTCGGTGGTGGCCTATCAGGTCAAGGACGGCGTGAAGAAGGCGCTGGCCTTTGGAGAAGACGCAAAACTGATGCTGGGACGGACGCCCGGAAGCATTCAGGCAATCCGGCCGATGCGCGACGGTGTGATTGCCGACTTTGATGTGGCCGAAGAGATGATCAAGCACTTCATCCGCAAGGTCCACAAGCGCACGACGTTCTCGAAGCCCAAGATCATTGTTTGTGTGCCCCATGGTGCTACGCCCGTCGAAAAGCGCGCCATTCGGCAGTCGGTGCTGGGAGCCGGTGCACGGAAGGCGGGCCTGATTGCGGAACCAATCGCGGCGGCGATTGGGGCGGGCATGCCGATTACCGATCCGACGGGGTCGATGGTTGTGGACATCGGCGGTGGTACAACCGAGGTGGCCGTTCTGTCGCTGGCCGATATCGTCTACGCGCGGTCTGTCCGCGTGGGTGGCGACCGGATGGATGAGGCGATCATCTCTTACCTGCGGCGGCAGCATAACCTGTTGATCGGAGAAGCAACGGCAGAACGGATTAAGACCTCCATCGGCACCGCAAGGATGCCCGACGATGGACGCGGCGCGTCGATGCGCATTCGCGGGCGGGACCTGTTGAACGGTGTGCCCAAGGAAACCGAGATCAGTCAGGCTCAGGTCGCCGAAGCGCTGGCCGAACCGGTGCAGCAGATTTGCGAGGCCGTGATGGGGGCGCTTGAGGCAACTCCGCCCGATCTGGCGGCGGACATCGTGGACCGTGGTGTCATGCTGACCGGCGGCGGCGCGCTGCTGGGTGAGCTTGATCTGGCGCTGCGGGAACAAACCGGACTTGCCATCAGCGTGG
- a CDS encoding DUF1801 domain-containing protein, with protein MAKADNKTTATEADVTAFLEAVEHRTRRADALALDALFREVTGFTPRMWGPTIVGYGRYDYVYDSGREGSFLATGFSPRKANLSIYIMPGYQDYSEILSRLGKHKMGKSCLYINKLADVDTGVLEELVRTGLIDLDAKWAVNPA; from the coding sequence ATGGCCAAAGCCGACAACAAAACGACCGCCACCGAGGCCGATGTCACCGCCTTCCTTGAGGCGGTCGAGCACCGCACACGCCGCGCCGATGCGCTGGCCCTCGACGCGCTTTTCCGGGAAGTTACCGGCTTCACGCCCCGCATGTGGGGGCCGACCATCGTGGGATACGGACGCTACGACTACGTCTATGACAGCGGGCGGGAGGGGTCATTCCTCGCCACAGGGTTCAGCCCACGCAAAGCAAATCTGTCAATCTACATCATGCCTGGCTATCAGGACTATTCCGAGATCCTCTCCCGCCTTGGCAAGCACAAGATGGGAAAATCCTGTTTGTACATTAACAAACTGGCCGACGTAGACACCGGCGTTCTGGAGGAATTGGTGCGCACCGGGTTAATCGACCTAGACGCCAAATGGGCGGTTAACCCTGCCTGA
- a CDS encoding 2-isopropylmalate synthase, with translation MTDNRVLIFDTTLRDGEQSPGATMSHDEKLEIAGLLDEMGVDIIEAGFPIASEGDFAAVSEIAKNAVNSTICGLARANFKDIDRAWEAVKHAKSPRIHTFIGTSPQHRAIPNLTMDEMADRIHETVTHARNLCDNVQWSPMDATRTEWDYLARVVEIAIKAGATTINIPDTCGYTAPVESADLIRRLIVEVPGADEIIFATHCHNDLGMATANSLAAVAGGARQIECTINGLGERAGNTALEEVVMAMKVRHDIMPYTTGIDSTKIMHLSRRVATVSGFNVQPNKAIVGKNAFAHESGIHQDGMLKSADTFEIMRPEDVGLTETNIVMGKHSGRAALRSKLKDLGYDMADNQLNDLFVRFKALADRKKEVFDDDLIALVTDAGSDGEGHLEVKFLRVICGTEAPQSADLTLRVGDEDMQATAQGDGPVDAAFNAVKALFPNEASLQLYQVSAVTEGMDAQATVTVRVEEDGRIATGQSADTDTVVASVKAYVNALNRLIVRREKTGGDVKEVSYKDVG, from the coding sequence ATGACCGACAATCGCGTATTGATTTTTGACACCACCTTGCGGGACGGCGAGCAGTCGCCCGGCGCCACCATGAGCCATGACGAGAAGCTGGAGATTGCCGGCCTGCTCGACGAGATGGGCGTGGATATTATCGAGGCGGGGTTCCCGATTGCCTCGGAGGGTGACTTTGCCGCCGTTTCCGAGATCGCCAAGAATGCCGTGAACTCCACGATCTGCGGCCTGGCGCGTGCGAACTTCAAGGATATCGACCGCGCTTGGGAAGCTGTGAAACACGCGAAATCCCCCCGCATCCATACGTTCATCGGCACCTCGCCCCAGCACCGGGCGATCCCGAACCTGACGATGGACGAGATGGCGGATCGTATTCACGAGACGGTCACGCATGCGCGGAACCTGTGTGACAACGTCCAGTGGTCGCCGATGGATGCGACGCGGACCGAGTGGGATTATCTGGCCCGGGTCGTGGAAATCGCGATCAAGGCCGGTGCGACCACAATCAACATCCCCGACACCTGCGGCTATACGGCGCCTGTGGAAAGCGCCGACCTGATCCGGCGCTTGATCGTAGAGGTCCCCGGCGCCGATGAGATCATCTTCGCCACCCATTGCCACAACGATCTGGGCATGGCGACGGCAAACTCTTTGGCCGCCGTGGCCGGTGGTGCGCGACAGATTGAATGCACGATCAACGGGTTGGGCGAACGGGCGGGCAATACGGCGTTGGAAGAGGTCGTGATGGCCATGAAGGTCCGCCACGACATCATGCCGTATACGACGGGCATCGACTCGACCAAGATCATGCATCTGAGCCGCCGGGTCGCCACCGTCTCGGGCTTTAACGTGCAGCCCAACAAGGCCATCGTCGGCAAAAACGCCTTCGCGCATGAGAGCGGCATCCACCAGGACGGCATGCTGAAAAGCGCCGATACATTCGAGATCATGCGACCCGAGGATGTGGGCCTTACCGAGACGAATATCGTCATGGGCAAGCATTCGGGGCGGGCGGCGTTGCGGTCCAAGCTGAAGGATCTGGGCTATGACATGGCCGACAATCAGCTGAATGATCTGTTCGTGCGGTTCAAGGCGCTGGCGGATCGGAAGAAAGAGGTTTTTGACGACGATCTGATCGCGCTGGTGACGGATGCGGGCTCGGACGGTGAGGGCCATCTGGAGGTCAAGTTCCTGCGCGTGATCTGCGGGACGGAAGCGCCGCAATCGGCGGATCTGACGTTGAGGGTCGGCGATGAGGATATGCAGGCGACCGCGCAGGGCGACGGACCGGTCGACGCGGCGTTCAACGCGGTCAAAGCGCTGTTCCCGAACGAGGCGTCCTTGCAGCTTTATCAGGTGAGCGCCGTGACCGAGGGCATGGATGCACAGGCCACCGTGACCGTGCGAGTCGAGGAAGACGGGCGCATCGCTACGGGCCAGTCGGCAGATACCGACACGGTGGTGGCGAGCGTAAAGGCCTATGTGAACGCGCTCAACCGGTTGATCGTGCGGCGGGAAAAGACCGGCGGGGATGTGAAGGAAGTGAGCTACAAGGACGTCGGCTAA
- a CDS encoding Tsi3 family protein, whose product MTRSLPLRRAVFLGLFGFAAAPAYAQNIRPLGDDLILNVPPGFEAFEQPGRIELEQTRALRTPLSIWISASEPVALHSRLIHGRYGDIRYTVEAQEMDGSGGDFYELRARRILPDGREVGLLAYRQSERRPDFSVALDVLASVQLRDPS is encoded by the coding sequence ATGACCCGCTCCCTTCCATTGCGCCGTGCAGTCTTTCTTGGTCTTTTTGGCTTCGCGGCGGCGCCCGCTTACGCTCAGAACATCCGCCCTCTCGGTGATGATCTGATCTTGAATGTCCCCCCCGGCTTCGAAGCATTCGAACAGCCCGGTCGCATCGAGTTGGAGCAAACCAGAGCACTGCGTACACCGCTTTCGATCTGGATATCCGCAAGCGAGCCCGTCGCCCTGCATTCCCGGCTGATCCATGGGCGCTATGGCGACATACGCTACACGGTTGAGGCGCAGGAAATGGACGGCTCCGGCGGAGATTTCTACGAACTCCGCGCACGGCGCATCCTGCCCGACGGTCGCGAGGTCGGGCTGCTGGCCTATCGCCAAAGCGAAAGACGCCCTGATTTTTCCGTGGCGCTGGATGTGCTAGCCTCGGTCCAACTCCGCGATCCTTCATGA